Proteins from a genomic interval of Yarrowia lipolytica chromosome 1E, complete sequence:
- a CDS encoding uncharacterized protein (Compare to YALI0E25091g, weakly similar to uniprot|P38013 Saccharomyces cerevisiae YLR109w AHP1 Alkyl hydroperoxide reductase) has protein sequence MDQNDLALTQLRCLLNLHPHPPLPYSANTDSFPSATFNYVPETPEIEGNVAACGIPQPFHSDKELAGKKVVFVSVPGAFTPTCTANHIPPYIENVDKLKAKGVDKVVVISANDPFVLSAWGRALKAPKDNFFIFASDGNAAFSKSIGQAVDLASVGFGERTARYAIIVDDGKVTYNEQEPGKEVTVSGFDAVYAKL, from the coding sequence ATGGACCAGAATGACCTAGCACTCACTCAATTGAGATGCCTTCTCAACTTACACCCGCACCCACCACTACCGTACTCAGCTAACACAGATTCCTTCCCTTCTGCCACTTTCAACTACGTTCCCGAGACCCCCGAGATCGAGGGCAACGTGGCTGCCTGCGGTATCCCCCAGCCTTTCCACTCCGATAAGGAGCTTGCTGGAAAGAAGGTCGTTTTCGTGTCCGTCCCCGGCGCCTTCACCCCCACCTGCACCGCCAACCACATTCCTCCTTACATCGAGAACGtggacaagctcaaggccaagggcGTCGACAAGGTCGTCGTTATCTCTGCCAATGACCCCTTCGTGCTGTCCGCCTGGGGACGAGCTCTCAAGGCTCCCAAGGACAACTTTTTCATCTTTGCCTCCGACGGAAACGCCGCCTTCTCCAAGTCCATTGGCCAGGCTGTCGATCTCGCTTCTGTGGGCTTCGGAGAGCGAACTGCCCGATACGCCATCATCGTGGACGATGGCAAGGTTACCTACAACGAGCAGGAGCCTGGCAAGGAAGTCACTGTCTCCGGCTTTGACGCTGTCTACGCCAAGCTCTAA